A region of the Halosolutus amylolyticus genome:
CTGCCGTCACCCGACGTCGATGGTCCGGTACGGGTCTGGCACGGGAGCGCAGACGAGAACGTCCCGATCGGTCCGGTTCGAACGGCGTACGAGGATCGTGCCGGCGTCGCGTTCCACGGCGTCGACGCCGACCATCTCGCGTCGCTGCTCTCGGTTCGCGACGACGTCGTCCGACTGGCCGGCTGACCGGACCGCCCTTCAGTCGGTCAGTCCGTACCCGGTCTGGAACAGGTAGACGTCGATCGCGAGCACGATGACGGTACATGCCGTGAGTACGCCGAGCGAGACCAGCGGCGCGAACTCGGTGTAGGGACCGGGCAGGATGCCGACAGCGATCAGGTCCGAGTAGCCCAGCAGGCCGTACCGGACGCTGTCGACCATGTAGACCATCGGATTCAGCAGGGAGAGGTTCACCTGCCAGGCCTGCTCGAACGTCTCGAGCGAGTAGAAGACCGCGCCGAAGAACACCAGCGGCCGGAGGATGAACTGGTTCATCACGGTCAGGTCGTCGAAGTCCCTGGCGACGAGGCCGCCGACGATACCGAACCCGGCGAACAGGGCCGTGACGACGACCATTGTGGCGACGAGGTAGAGGCCGTGCTCGATGCTGATCGGTACGAACAGCCGCCCGACGGCGGCAATGATGACGCCGACGACGAGTCCCCGCACCGCGCTGGCACCGACGTAGGCGACGACCATCTCGGCGTACGACAGCGGCGAGGTCAGGGTCTCGTGGATGTA
Encoded here:
- a CDS encoding ABC transporter permease codes for the protein MLSVGFRALFRREVLRFVRRPKNTFMPPAITNVLYFAVFGVILGNRIDQIAGYDYILFIVPGLIVLGAISNAFENASFSIFHGRWNEYIHETLTSPLSYAEMVVAYVGASAVRGLVVGVIIAAVGRLFVPISIEHGLYLVATMVVVTALFAGFGIVGGLVARDFDDLTVMNQFILRPLVFFGAVFYSLETFEQAWQVNLSLLNPMVYMVDSVRYGLLGYSDLIAVGILPGPYTEFAPLVSLGVLTACTVIVLAIDVYLFQTGYGLTD